A region of Lycium barbarum isolate Lr01 chromosome 3, ASM1917538v2, whole genome shotgun sequence DNA encodes the following proteins:
- the LOC132630542 gene encoding uncharacterized protein LOC132630542 — translation MSDNNETVVVAGTQSSGTLVDSSHPLYIHPSDSPGMCLVSSVFNGKGYGGWRRGVLIALSAKNKVGFIDGTITQPAVTDETFKSWTRCNNMVISWILNSLSKEIAESVLYSKTAKEIWTDLEERFGQSNGPQLYQLQKEISELAQGNSDIAGYYTKLKRLWDELDSLDICQHCTCECSCGGKSKTLKSQQDARLIQFLMGLNDAYSGPRSSLLMLSPLPSVNHAYSLLIRDEKQREVQVFQHPGSSHQGETAFFAAKQQYEGQKFNYEKRDKYDPYKPLLFCNHCKKPNHTEKNCYRLIGFPADFKFTRSKKFPPHARSNAVFSSVDGISQSSGDGNKPMTQDQFHSLYQLLQHTKNGTQGAQVTEDIAAANTAGPFPEEANTPW, via the exons ATGAGTGATAACAATGAAACTGTTGTGGTTGCTGGTACTCAGTCTTCAGGCACCCTCGTTGATTCTTCACACCCTCTTTACATCCATCCTTCAGACTCACCAGGTATGTGCTTGGTGAGTTCTGTCTTCAATGGGAAAGGATACGGGGGTTGGAGAAGAGGGGTCCTTATTGCTTTGTCAGCCAAAAACAAAGTCGGATTCATAGATGGTACCATCACTCAACCTGCTGTCACTGATGAGACTTTCAAATCATGGACAAGGTGCAATAATATGGTTATATCATGGATCTTAAACTCCCTCTCAAAAGAAATAGCAGAGAGCGTGCTTTACTCTAAGACTGCTAAGGAAATATGGACTGATCTTGAAGAGAGGTTTGGTCAAAGCAATGGCCCCCAACTCTATCAACTGCAGAAGGAGATCAGTGAATTAGCACAAGGAAACTCTGACATTGCAGGTTATTATACTAAGCTTAAGAGACTTTGGGATGAGCTTGACAGCTTAGACATATGTCAACATTGTACCTGTGAATGTTCTTGTGGAGGGAAGAGTAAAACCCTCAAGTCACAACAGGATGCAAGGCTGATTCAATTTCTTATGGGTCTGAATGATGCATATTCAGGTCCCAGAAGCAGCTTGCTGATGCTTTCTCCTTTACCATCAGTTAATCATGCTTATTCTCTTCTCATTAGGGATGAGAAACAAAGAGAGGTGCAAGTTTTTCAACATCCAGGTTCTTCTCATCAAGGAGAGACTGCTTTCTTTGCTGCAAAACAACAGTATGAAGGTCAAAAATTCAATTATGAAAAAAGGGATAAGTATGATCCATATAAACCTCTGCTGTTCTGCAATCATTGCAAGAAACCAAATCACACAGAAAAAAATTGCTATAGACTCATAGGCTTTCCTGCTGATTTCAAATTTACTAGAAGCAAGAAGTTTCCTCCTCATGCAAGAAGTAATGCAGTATTTTCAAGTGTAGATGGAATTAGTCAGTCATCTGGAGATGGGAACAAGCCTATGACCCAAGATCAATTTCACTCATTGTATCAACTACTGCAACATACTAAAAATGGAACTCAGGGTGCTCAAGTTACTGAGGACATTGCTGCTGCTAATACAGCTG GCCCCTTCCCTGAAGAGGCCAATACACCTTGGTAG